A stretch of the Streptomyces ortus genome encodes the following:
- a CDS encoding LamG domain-containing protein: MKPPVRHALVRCAIAVTLASSAVALGPWTATAASAASAASAAENRPPSQPAGAGLSTGSAACAGAADPTYVRSAPTLSAVLRDPDGNRVSAQFEVSWTDDAGDPQVRTVETTHRTSGSTFSWTVPSDIPVFTEVSWRVRAHDGTVWGPWSSDNEGRSCAFVYDDEAPAKPSVSSPEYPDYSDDGEWHDGVGKYGTFTVDSTSDDTVSYLYYFSGGGTRTAKPAEPGGPVVLTYLPQSAGIPRLTVQAVDRAGNASAPREYMFRVSEGRTPVAAWKLADAAGATEAAAGAGGRPATAGAGVGFGAEGPARTAVTGAAEFDGTAGAYLTSGAPAADPAAAFTVSAWVRPDSLAEDLAAVSQDGGADAAAFGLGTDDGAWSFTVGDSVVRGGVPESGEWAQLTGVHDPVAGTARLYVNGRSVGTAENVTAPSASGNLQVGRTRSGVGANWHGALADVRVWDRVVVAPEAAALAKRGTASKGYWALDEVADGGSPERDGGLPLTFGGDATIYNDDNSCDPGADPDCAPVPLPIVGAGHLVLDGDGDFAAADGPVVDTGDSFSLSAHVRVDGASRDRPMTVLSLPGADGSLAAVRYSGASERFEAVLTDADGEETTLTAGNAWASPDDDHHLSLVYDDAADEILLYVDGDVSARTSYRPGWTAKTGIEVGRSRVAGGWGEYLDGVVDEVHVHAGVLTSDQVIHLRLGMADV; encoded by the coding sequence TTGAAGCCACCAGTTCGTCATGCCCTCGTACGCTGCGCGATCGCCGTGACGCTCGCGTCGTCGGCCGTCGCGCTCGGCCCGTGGACGGCCACGGCGGCTTCGGCGGCCTCAGCGGCCTCGGCGGCCGAGAACCGGCCGCCGTCGCAGCCCGCTGGGGCCGGTCTCTCGACCGGGAGCGCGGCTTGTGCGGGTGCCGCGGATCCGACGTACGTGCGCTCGGCACCGACGCTGTCCGCGGTGCTGCGCGACCCGGACGGGAACCGGGTGAGCGCCCAGTTCGAGGTGTCCTGGACGGACGACGCGGGTGACCCCCAGGTGCGTACGGTCGAGACGACCCACCGGACCAGCGGATCCACGTTCAGCTGGACCGTACCGTCCGACATACCGGTCTTCACCGAGGTGAGCTGGCGGGTGCGGGCGCACGACGGCACGGTGTGGGGACCGTGGAGCTCCGACAACGAAGGACGGTCGTGCGCCTTCGTGTACGACGACGAGGCGCCCGCGAAGCCCTCGGTGTCGTCCCCGGAATACCCCGACTACTCCGACGACGGCGAGTGGCACGACGGGGTGGGCAAGTACGGCACGTTCACCGTCGACTCCACGTCGGACGACACGGTGTCGTACCTCTACTACTTCTCGGGCGGCGGCACCCGGACCGCGAAGCCGGCGGAGCCCGGTGGCCCGGTCGTGCTCACCTACCTGCCGCAGTCCGCGGGCATCCCCAGGCTGACGGTCCAGGCCGTCGACCGGGCGGGCAACGCGAGCGCGCCCAGGGAATACATGTTCCGCGTGAGCGAGGGCCGTACGCCCGTAGCCGCCTGGAAGCTCGCCGACGCGGCCGGGGCCACCGAGGCCGCGGCAGGCGCGGGCGGCCGTCCCGCGACGGCGGGTGCCGGGGTCGGGTTCGGCGCCGAGGGCCCCGCGCGGACCGCGGTGACGGGAGCGGCGGAGTTCGACGGCACGGCCGGGGCGTACCTGACCAGCGGCGCCCCGGCGGCCGACCCCGCCGCGGCTTTCACGGTCAGCGCCTGGGTACGCCCGGACTCCCTGGCCGAGGACCTGGCGGCGGTGAGCCAGGACGGCGGCGCGGACGCGGCGGCGTTCGGGCTGGGGACGGACGACGGAGCCTGGTCGTTCACGGTGGGCGACTCGGTCGTACGGGGCGGAGTGCCCGAGAGCGGGGAGTGGGCGCAGCTGACCGGCGTCCACGACCCGGTGGCCGGGACGGCCCGTCTGTATGTGAACGGCAGGTCGGTCGGCACCGCCGAGAACGTCACGGCGCCCTCGGCGTCAGGGAACCTCCAGGTCGGGCGGACCCGGAGCGGTGTCGGCGCCAACTGGCACGGCGCGCTGGCCGACGTCCGCGTGTGGGACCGGGTGGTCGTCGCCCCCGAGGCCGCCGCGCTCGCGAAACGCGGCACCGCGAGCAAGGGGTACTGGGCACTGGACGAGGTGGCGGACGGCGGCAGCCCGGAGCGGGACGGCGGACTGCCGCTGACGTTCGGTGGGGACGCCACGATCTACAACGACGACAACTCCTGCGACCCGGGGGCCGACCCGGACTGCGCACCGGTGCCCCTGCCCATCGTCGGGGCCGGACATCTGGTGCTGGACGGCGACGGCGACTTCGCCGCGGCGGACGGGCCGGTCGTCGACACCGGGGACAGCTTCTCGCTCTCCGCGCACGTACGGGTTGACGGCGCGTCGCGGGACCGGCCGATGACGGTGCTGTCGCTGCCCGGTGCGGACGGCTCTCTCGCCGCGGTGCGCTACTCGGGGGCCTCGGAGCGGTTCGAGGCGGTGCTGACGGACGCGGACGGCGAGGAGACCACGCTCACCGCGGGGAACGCGTGGGCGTCCCCGGACGACGACCACCACCTGTCGCTCGTGTACGACGACGCGGCCGACGAGATCCTGCTGTACGTCGACGGAGACGTTTCGGCGCGGACGTCGTACCGGCCGGGCTGGACGGCGAAGACCGGCATCGAGGTCGGGCGGTCGCGGGTGGCCGGGGGCTGGGGCGAGTACCTGGACGGCGTGGTCGACGAGGTGCACGTCCACGCGGGGGTGCTGACCTCGGACCAGGTCATCCACCTGCGGCTCGGAATGGCGGACGTGTAG
- a CDS encoding winged helix-turn-helix domain-containing protein: MSELPRYEYVKLADAIEADIASGKLPQGAALPGERAMTELYGVSIGTVRRPIVELRKRGLVATLPAKGTYVIDMPKAPGDGSEPRQT, encoded by the coding sequence ATGAGTGAGCTTCCGCGCTACGAGTACGTGAAACTCGCCGACGCGATCGAGGCGGACATCGCGTCCGGCAAGTTGCCGCAGGGGGCCGCGCTGCCCGGCGAGCGGGCGATGACGGAGCTGTACGGCGTGAGCATCGGCACCGTGCGCCGCCCCATCGTCGAACTCCGCAAACGGGGACTGGTCGCGACCCTGCCCGCGAAGGGGACGTACGTCATCGACATGCCGAAGGCGCCCGGCGACGGGAGCGAACCCCGCCAGACATGA
- a CDS encoding type II toxin-antitoxin system RelE family toxin — protein MSEPGARAYRTVFRPEARSELRKIPRAAALRILAKLTELETDPLGFHSTALVSQPDRRRLRVGDHRVIYTLDNGELVVWVVHVGHRSTVYDV, from the coding sequence GTGAGTGAGCCCGGTGCGCGTGCGTATCGCACCGTCTTTCGGCCGGAGGCCCGGTCGGAGCTGCGAAAGATTCCCCGTGCTGCCGCACTCCGCATCCTTGCCAAGCTGACCGAGCTGGAGACCGACCCGCTCGGCTTCCACAGCACCGCGCTCGTCTCCCAGCCGGACCGGCGCCGCCTCCGCGTCGGGGACCACCGGGTCATCTACACGCTCGACAACGGTGAACTGGTGGTGTGGGTGGTTCACGTCGGACACCGGTCCACCGTCTACGACGTATAG
- a CDS encoding GTP cyclohydrolase II has product MPHYPAAATQRSRVRVPLRFHDGYSVDAELVTFHGLTDGREHVAMVLGDPAGATPLVRLHSECLTGDAFGSARCDCGPQLREAVERIAERGGVLLYLRQEGRGIGLYNKLDAYALQDEGLDTYAANTALGLPEDARDYTAAAQMLTALGITELDLLSNNPDKADQLRALGVDVQLRVPTGVFTTAHNVLYLRAKVLQTQHTLPLAELTAG; this is encoded by the coding sequence ATGCCCCACTACCCAGCCGCCGCCACCCAGCGCTCGCGCGTCCGGGTGCCCCTGCGCTTCCACGACGGCTACAGCGTCGACGCCGAACTGGTCACCTTCCACGGCCTGACCGACGGCCGGGAACACGTGGCGATGGTCCTCGGCGACCCGGCCGGCGCCACACCCCTGGTCCGCCTGCACTCCGAGTGCCTGACGGGCGACGCCTTCGGCTCCGCGCGCTGCGACTGCGGGCCGCAGCTGCGCGAGGCCGTCGAGCGGATCGCCGAGCGCGGCGGCGTCCTCCTCTACCTCCGCCAGGAGGGCCGGGGCATAGGCCTGTACAACAAGCTCGACGCGTACGCCCTCCAGGACGAGGGCCTCGACACGTACGCCGCCAACACGGCCCTCGGCCTGCCCGAGGACGCCCGCGACTACACGGCGGCGGCCCAGATGCTCACGGCCCTCGGCATCACGGAGCTGGACCTCCTGTCCAACAACCCCGACAAGGCGGACCAGCTCCGGGCGCTCGGCGTGGACGTACAACTCCGGGTCCCGACAGGCGTGTTCACGACGGCCCACAACGTCCTGTACCTGCGGGCGAAGGTCCTCCAGACCCAGCACACGCTCCCGCTCGCGGAGCTGACGGCGGGCTGA
- a CDS encoding RipA family octameric membrane protein, with translation MGDDSDADARAQALAQRLAEDGRLWQHTLHENTMLFSRGNLFLVGQSLFAVAYTTLLTSEQHLVAARVLAAFGLVLALTWLYVGHRHRLYYQHVQRRAVERLPEYAATWSSWSTRGQGRGRGRSIVLIAYLLPTLAVVMWGALLVIT, from the coding sequence GTGGGGGACGACAGTGACGCCGACGCACGGGCCCAGGCGCTGGCGCAGCGTTTGGCGGAGGACGGCAGACTCTGGCAGCACACGCTGCACGAGAACACGATGCTGTTCTCGCGGGGGAATCTCTTCCTGGTGGGCCAGTCGCTGTTCGCCGTGGCGTACACGACGCTCCTCACCTCGGAGCAACACCTCGTGGCGGCACGCGTCCTGGCCGCCTTCGGCCTCGTACTGGCCCTCACCTGGCTGTACGTGGGCCACCGGCACCGCCTCTACTACCAGCACGTACAACGCCGAGCGGTGGAACGCCTGCCTGAGTACGCGGCGACATGGTCGAGCTGGTCCACGCGAGGCCAGGGCCGTGGCCGGGGCCGCTCGATCGTCCTGATCGCGTACTTGCTGCCGACGTTGGCGGTGGTGATGTGGGGGGCGTTGCTGGTGATCACGTGA
- a CDS encoding MarR family winged helix-turn-helix transcriptional regulator, which produces MTTRWLAPEEQRAWRAYIAASHLLEDAIDRQLQQEAGMPHVYYSILANLSEAPDRRLRMTDLAERTKITRSRLTYAVTRLEKDGAVRREGCPSDRRGSTAVLTGEGMALLERTAPGHVETVRAALFDRLTAEQVGQLEEICASVARGLEGDDAQAPPDDVPWRRRSQGSCT; this is translated from the coding sequence ATGACGACCCGCTGGCTCGCCCCCGAGGAGCAGCGCGCCTGGCGCGCCTACATCGCCGCCTCCCACCTCCTGGAGGACGCGATCGACCGGCAGCTCCAGCAGGAGGCCGGTATGCCGCATGTCTACTACTCCATCCTGGCGAACCTCTCCGAGGCGCCGGACCGCCGCCTGCGGATGACCGATCTGGCCGAGCGGACGAAGATCACGCGCAGTCGGCTGACGTACGCGGTGACCCGCCTGGAGAAGGACGGGGCGGTGCGCCGTGAGGGCTGCCCCAGCGACAGGCGGGGCAGCACGGCGGTCCTGACCGGCGAGGGGATGGCCCTGCTGGAGCGTACGGCTCCCGGTCACGTGGAGACGGTCCGCGCGGCCCTCTTCGACCGGCTCACCGCGGAGCAGGTGGGGCAGTTGGAGGAGATCTGCGCGAGTGTCGCGCGGGGCCTGGAGGGCGACGACGCGCAGGCACCCCCGGACGACGTCCCATGGCGCCGCCGCTCGCAGGGTTCGTGTACGTAA
- a CDS encoding amino acid permease — protein sequence MTEDARVSGLSDEERLTQLGYTQVLARRMSAFSNYAVSFTIISVLSGCLTLYLFGMNTGGPAVITWGWVAVGLMTLFVGLAMAEICSAYPTSAGLYFWAHRLAPARTAAAWAWFTGWFNVLGQVAVTAGIDFGAASFLGAYLNLQFGFEVTPGRTILLFAAILVLHGLLNTFGVRIVGLLNSVSVWWHVVGVAVIVGALTFVPDHHQSASFVFTEFVNNTGWGSGFYVVLLGLLMAQYTFTGYDASAHMTEETHDASTAGPKGIVQSIWTSWIAGFVLLLGFTFAIQSYDGARTSPTGVPPAQILLDALGATTGKLLLLVVIGAQLFCGMASVTANSRMIYAFSRDGALPYSNLWHTVNPRTRTPVAAVWLAALGALVLGLPYLINVTAYAAVTSIAVIGLYIAYVIPTLLRLRKGEAFERGPWHLGRWSRPTGIVAVAWVAVITILFMLPQVSPVTWETFNYAPVAVLAVLGFAAAWWFASARHWFLNPDHERTRAREAARAGAPEPLDP from the coding sequence ATGACAGAAGACGCCAGAGTGAGTGGGCTGTCGGACGAAGAGCGGCTGACCCAGCTCGGTTACACGCAGGTTCTCGCCCGCCGCATGTCGGCGTTCTCCAACTACGCGGTCTCCTTCACGATCATCTCGGTCCTGTCGGGCTGCCTGACGCTCTACCTGTTCGGCATGAACACCGGCGGTCCCGCCGTGATCACCTGGGGCTGGGTCGCGGTCGGCCTGATGACCCTGTTCGTCGGACTTGCGATGGCCGAGATCTGCTCGGCGTACCCGACCTCCGCGGGCCTGTACTTCTGGGCCCACCGCCTGGCTCCGGCGCGTACGGCGGCGGCCTGGGCGTGGTTCACCGGCTGGTTCAACGTCCTCGGGCAGGTCGCGGTGACCGCCGGTATCGACTTCGGGGCGGCCTCGTTCCTGGGCGCGTACCTGAACCTCCAGTTCGGTTTCGAGGTCACCCCCGGCCGCACGATCCTGCTCTTCGCCGCCATCCTGGTCCTGCACGGCCTGCTGAACACCTTCGGCGTACGCATCGTCGGCCTCCTCAACAGCGTCAGCGTCTGGTGGCACGTCGTGGGCGTCGCGGTCATCGTCGGCGCGCTGACCTTCGTACCGGACCACCACCAGTCGGCGTCCTTCGTCTTCACGGAGTTCGTGAACAACACGGGCTGGGGCAGCGGCTTCTACGTGGTGCTGCTGGGCCTGCTGATGGCGCAGTACACCTTCACCGGGTACGACGCCTCGGCGCACATGACGGAGGAGACGCACGACGCGTCCACGGCCGGACCGAAGGGCATCGTCCAGTCCATCTGGACCTCGTGGATCGCGGGCTTCGTCCTCCTCCTCGGCTTCACCTTCGCGATCCAGTCGTACGACGGCGCGCGCACGTCGCCGACGGGCGTACCGCCGGCCCAGATCCTCCTGGACGCGCTGGGCGCGACGACGGGCAAGCTCCTGCTCCTCGTTGTCATCGGCGCGCAGCTCTTCTGCGGCATGGCGTCGGTGACAGCCAACTCCCGCATGATCTACGCCTTCTCGCGGGACGGGGCGCTGCCGTACTCCAACCTCTGGCACACGGTGAACCCGCGCACCCGTACGCCCGTCGCGGCGGTGTGGCTCGCGGCGCTGGGCGCGCTGGTCCTCGGCCTGCCGTACCTGATCAACGTGACCGCGTACGCGGCGGTGACGTCGATCGCGGTGATCGGCCTCTACATCGCGTACGTCATCCCCACCCTGCTCCGGCTGCGCAAGGGCGAGGCGTTCGAACGGGGCCCGTGGCACCTGGGCCGCTGGTCCCGCCCGACAGGCATCGTGGCGGTGGCCTGGGTCGCCGTCATCACGATCCTCTTCATGCTCCCGCAGGTCTCCCCGGTCACCTGGGAGACCTTCAACTACGCGCCCGTCGCCGTCCTGGCGGTCCTCGGCTTCGCGGCGGCGTGGTGGTTCGCCTCGGCCCGGCACTGGTTCCTCAACCCGGACCACGAGCGCACCCGCGCCCGCGAGGCGGCCCGCGCGGGCGCCCCGGAACCGCTGGATCCGTGA
- a CDS encoding DEAD/DEAH box helicase: protein MSISSTDHIVVPENEAPEVTEETAAPELSAAPQTSETPETPGAPEVTFTDLGLPEGVVRKLGQNGVTSPFPIQAATIPDALAGKDILGRGRTGSGKTLSFGLPLLTQLSGGHTEKKKPRGIILTPTRELAMQVADALQPYGDVLGLKMKVVCGGTSMGNQIYALERGVDVLVATPGRLRDIINRGACSLENVQVAVLDEADQMSDLGFLPEVTELLDQIPGGGQRMLFSATMENEISTLVKRYLTNPVTHEVDSAQGNVTTMSHHILIVKPKDKAPVTAAIASRKGRTIIFVRTQLGADRIAEQLCDSGVKADALHGGMTQGARTRVLEDFKKGYVNALVATDVAARGIHVDGIDLVLNVDPAGDHKDYLHRSGRTARAGRSGTVVSLSLPHQRRQIFRQMEDAGVDATRHIIQGGAAFDPEVAEITGARSMTEVQAESAGNAAQQAEREVSQLTKELERAQRRAVELREEADRLVARSARERGEDPEAALAEAAAVVEAAAAAVAQEPVAQAADPRDEPRQRRDDRGNYERRDNRRDDRPSGGFRRDDRGGDRGGFRRDDRPSGGSGGGFNRDRRDGDRPSGGFNRDRRDDRSSGGFNRDRRDERPSGGFRRDDERGGRSFDRRDDRPSGGFRRDDRRDDRGGDRGGFRRDDRPSGGSGGGFNRDRRDGDRPTGGGFRRDDRPSGGHRGSDRPFNRDRQSDRPTGGGFRSGHDRPSGRRDDHRGSGSGSNTGSGSSFGRRDDKPRWKRNG from the coding sequence ATGTCCATTTCCAGTACTGATCACATCGTCGTGCCCGAGAACGAGGCACCCGAGGTGACCGAAGAGACCGCGGCCCCCGAGCTTTCCGCGGCTCCCCAGACCTCTGAGACCCCCGAAACTCCCGGGGCCCCCGAGGTCACCTTCACCGACCTCGGTCTCCCCGAGGGCGTCGTGCGCAAGCTCGGCCAGAACGGTGTGACCAGCCCCTTCCCGATCCAGGCCGCGACCATCCCGGACGCCCTGGCCGGCAAGGACATCCTCGGCCGCGGCCGTACCGGCTCCGGCAAGACCCTCTCCTTCGGTCTGCCGCTGCTCACTCAGCTCTCCGGCGGCCACACCGAGAAGAAGAAGCCCCGCGGCATCATCCTCACGCCGACCCGTGAGCTCGCGATGCAGGTCGCGGACGCCCTCCAGCCGTACGGCGACGTGCTCGGCCTGAAGATGAAGGTCGTCTGCGGCGGTACGTCGATGGGCAACCAGATCTACGCCCTGGAGCGCGGCGTCGACGTCCTCGTCGCCACCCCGGGCCGGCTGCGCGACATCATCAACCGTGGCGCCTGCTCCCTGGAGAACGTCCAGGTCGCCGTGCTCGACGAGGCCGACCAGATGTCCGACCTGGGCTTCCTGCCCGAGGTCACCGAGCTGCTCGACCAGATCCCCGGCGGCGGCCAGCGCATGTTGTTCTCGGCCACGATGGAGAACGAGATCTCCACGCTGGTCAAGCGCTACCTGACCAACCCGGTGACGCACGAGGTCGACAGCGCCCAGGGCAACGTCACGACCATGTCGCACCACATCCTCATCGTGAAGCCCAAGGACAAGGCGCCGGTCACCGCCGCGATCGCCTCCCGCAAGGGCCGCACGATCATCTTCGTCCGCACCCAGCTGGGCGCCGACCGTATCGCCGAGCAGCTGTGCGACTCCGGCGTGAAGGCCGACGCGCTGCACGGCGGTATGACGCAGGGCGCCCGTACCCGCGTTCTCGAAGACTTCAAGAAGGGCTACGTCAACGCGCTCGTCGCGACCGACGTCGCCGCCCGAGGCATCCACGTCGACGGCATCGACCTGGTCCTGAACGTGGACCCGGCCGGTGACCACAAGGACTACCTGCACCGCTCCGGCCGTACGGCCCGTGCGGGGCGCAGCGGCACGGTCGTGTCGCTCTCCCTGCCGCACCAGCGCCGGCAGATCTTCCGTCAGATGGAGGACGCGGGCGTCGACGCCACGCGCCACATCATCCAGGGCGGCGCCGCCTTCGACCCGGAGGTCGCGGAGATCACGGGCGCCCGGTCGATGACCGAGGTGCAGGCCGAGTCCGCGGGCAACGCGGCGCAGCAGGCCGAGCGCGAGGTGTCGCAGCTCACCAAGGAGCTGGAGCGCGCGCAGCGGCGTGCCGTCGAGCTGCGCGAGGAGGCCGACCGCCTGGTCGCCCGTTCCGCGCGTGAGCGCGGCGAGGACCCGGAGGCCGCGCTGGCCGAGGCGGCGGCTGTCGTCGAGGCCGCGGCTGCCGCCGTGGCGCAGGAGCCGGTGGCGCAGGCCGCCGACCCGCGCGACGAGCCGCGTCAGCGTCGTGACGACCGCGGCAACTACGAGCGCCGCGACAACCGTCGCGACGACCGCCCGTCCGGCGGCTTCCGTCGTGACGACCGCGGTGGCGACCGTGGCGGCTTCCGCCGCGACGACCGTCCCTCGGGTGGCTCCGGTGGTGGCTTCAACCGTGACCGCCGTGACGGCGACCGTCCCTCGGGCGGTTTCAACCGTGACCGTCGCGACGACCGTTCGTCGGGTGGCTTCAACCGTGACCGTCGTGACGAGCGTCCTTCCGGTGGCTTCCGCCGGGACGACGAGCGTGGCGGCCGTTCCTTCGACCGGCGTGACGACCGTCCGTCGGGCGGGTTCCGCCGGGACGACCGTCGTGACGACCGCGGTGGCGACCGTGGCGGCTTCCGCCGCGACGACCGTCCCTCGGGTGGCTCCGGCGGCGGCTTCAACCGCGACCGCCGTGACGGCGACCGTCCCACCGGCGGCGGCTTCCGCCGTGACGACCGCCCCTCCGGCGGTCACCGGGGCAGCGACCGTCCGTTCAACCGTGACCGGCAGAGCGACCGTCCCACCGGCGGCGGCTTCCGCTCCGGCCACGACCGTCCGTCCGGCCGCCGCGACGACCACCGCGGCTCGGGCTCCGGTTCGAACACGGGCTCCGGCTCGTCCTTCGGCCGCCGTGACGACAAGCCGCGCTGGAAGCGCAACGGCTGA
- a CDS encoding dihydrofolate reductase family protein, translated as MPHPYVLLSAAVSLDGRLDDTGPERLLLSGPADFDRVDEVRADSDAILVGAGTLRADNPRLLVNSAERRAARVAAGRPAYPLKVTVSGTGDLDPTANFWSTGGEKVVYTTDDGAVTAVEALRGLGVDVVSVGAGLDWRAVLTHLHDVRGVRRLMVEGGGRVHTQLLQQGLADELQLALAPLVVGQPHAPKLFGDGPYPGGPRSRLRLVETRPVGDVVLMRYVPTAPGTGPVPSAADHRWLALACELAAECPPSRTAFSVGAVVVAADGTELARGYSRESDPVAHAEEAALAKIAPDDPRLPDATVYSSLEPCAHRASRPAPCARLILDAGVRRVVTAWREPDTFVAAADGNGLLTAEGADVVVLPDHESAAKAPNRHLDRHQNRG; from the coding sequence ATGCCCCACCCCTACGTCCTGTTGTCCGCCGCCGTCTCCCTCGACGGCCGCCTGGACGACACCGGCCCCGAACGGCTGCTGCTCTCCGGCCCCGCCGACTTCGACCGGGTCGACGAGGTACGGGCCGACTCCGACGCCATCCTGGTCGGCGCGGGCACCCTGCGCGCCGACAACCCGCGGCTCCTCGTGAACTCCGCCGAGCGCCGCGCCGCCCGGGTCGCCGCGGGGAGGCCCGCCTACCCGCTCAAGGTCACCGTCAGCGGCACCGGCGACCTCGACCCCACCGCCAACTTCTGGTCCACCGGCGGCGAGAAGGTCGTCTATACGACGGACGACGGCGCCGTGACGGCGGTGGAGGCTCTGCGAGGGCTCGGCGTCGACGTCGTGTCCGTGGGGGCCGGGCTGGACTGGCGGGCCGTGCTCACCCACCTCCACGACGTCCGCGGCGTACGGCGGCTCATGGTCGAAGGCGGCGGCCGGGTCCACACCCAGCTCCTCCAGCAGGGTCTCGCCGACGAACTGCAGCTCGCGCTCGCACCGCTCGTGGTGGGGCAGCCGCACGCGCCGAAGCTGTTCGGGGACGGCCCGTACCCGGGCGGGCCGCGCAGCCGGCTGCGGCTCGTCGAGACCCGGCCCGTGGGAGACGTGGTGCTCATGCGGTACGTGCCCACCGCGCCCGGCACCGGACCCGTACCCTCCGCCGCCGACCACCGGTGGCTGGCGCTCGCCTGCGAACTGGCCGCCGAGTGTCCGCCCTCGCGGACCGCCTTCAGCGTCGGCGCGGTCGTCGTCGCGGCCGACGGCACGGAGCTGGCCCGCGGGTACTCCCGCGAGTCCGACCCCGTCGCGCACGCCGAGGAGGCCGCGCTGGCCAAGATCGCGCCGGACGACCCCCGGCTGCCGGACGCCACGGTCTACAGCAGCCTGGAGCCCTGCGCCCACCGTGCCTCGCGGCCCGCGCCCTGCGCCCGGCTGATCCTCGACGCGGGCGTGCGCCGGGTCGTCACCGCCTGGCGCGAGCCCGACACCTTCGTGGCCGCCGCCGACGGGAACGGCCTGCTCACGGCTGAGGGCGCCGACGTCGTCGTACTCCCGGACCACGAGAGCGCGGCCAAGGCGCCCAACCGGCACCTGGACCGGCACCAGAACCGGGGCTGA
- a CDS encoding metallopeptidase family protein: MLEMTREEFEELVAEALDRIPPELTRLMDNVAVFVEDEPPADDPELLGLYEGTPLTDRGEWYAGVLPDRITIYRGPTLRMCGTREEVVAETEVTVVHEIAHHFGIDDARLHALGYG, translated from the coding sequence GTGCTGGAGATGACGCGCGAGGAGTTCGAGGAACTGGTCGCCGAGGCCCTGGACCGGATTCCGCCGGAGCTGACGCGGCTGATGGACAACGTGGCGGTGTTCGTCGAGGACGAACCGCCCGCCGACGATCCCGAGTTGCTCGGGCTCTACGAGGGGACTCCGCTGACCGATCGCGGGGAGTGGTACGCCGGGGTGCTGCCGGACCGGATCACCATCTACCGGGGGCCCACGCTGCGGATGTGCGGGACGCGCGAGGAGGTGGTGGCCGAGACCGAGGTGACGGTGGTGCACGAGATCGCCCACCACTTCGGCATCGACGACGCACGCCTGCACGCGCTCGGCTACGGCTGA
- a CDS encoding type II toxin-antitoxin system Phd/YefM family antitoxin, with amino-acid sequence MTQMPIESIRDVRAHLAEVVERADRDDTPTVITRRGREVAAVVSIEVLRRYQEWEEREINRIIDERMASKAAGAPIEDVMRETLARGE; translated from the coding sequence ATGACCCAGATGCCCATAGAGTCCATCCGTGACGTGCGCGCCCACCTGGCCGAGGTGGTCGAGCGGGCCGACCGCGACGACACTCCCACGGTCATCACCCGACGGGGCAGGGAAGTGGCCGCCGTCGTGTCCATCGAGGTCCTGCGCAGGTATCAGGAGTGGGAAGAGCGCGAGATCAACCGGATCATCGACGAGCGCATGGCCAGCAAGGCGGCAGGTGCCCCGATCGAGGACGTCATGCGGGAGACGCTGGCCCGCGGTGAGTGA